Proteins from a single region of Ornithinimicrobium humiphilum:
- a CDS encoding SRPBCC family protein has protein sequence MRDLMQELTAVRRTVADGEVPAGEARVVTLARTYAADPADVWDALTDPARIARWFLPVSGDLRLGGRYQFEGNAGGVVRECDEPRRLLVTWEMGPAGPEDSSLVEVSLTPDGDGTRLVLEHRAQVPAEMWDQFGPGAVGVGWDGALLGLALHLAGDQMTGSPDEIASDPAVKEFNRESAQLWGAAHQAAGADPALVAANVGATTQFYVPAD, from the coding sequence ATGAGGGACCTGATGCAGGAGCTGACCGCGGTGCGGCGCACCGTCGCCGACGGGGAGGTGCCGGCCGGCGAGGCCAGGGTGGTGACGCTCGCGCGCACCTACGCCGCGGACCCGGCCGACGTCTGGGACGCGCTGACCGACCCCGCCCGGATCGCCCGGTGGTTCCTGCCGGTGAGCGGCGACCTGCGGCTGGGCGGGCGCTACCAGTTCGAGGGCAACGCCGGCGGCGTCGTGCGCGAGTGCGACGAGCCGCGCCGGCTGCTCGTCACGTGGGAGATGGGTCCGGCGGGTCCGGAGGACAGCTCGCTCGTCGAGGTGAGCCTGACGCCGGACGGCGACGGCACGCGGCTCGTGCTCGAGCACCGGGCGCAGGTGCCGGCGGAGATGTGGGACCAGTTCGGGCCGGGCGCCGTCGGCGTCGGCTGGGACGGCGCGCTGCTCGGTCTCGCGCTGCACCTGGCGGGCGACCAGATGACGGGCTCGCCCGACGAGATCGCCTCGGACCCGGCGGTGAAGGAGTTCAACCGCGAGTCGGCGCAGCTGTGGGGCGCCGCTCACCAGGCGGCCGGGGCCGACCCGGCGCTCGTCGCGGCCAACGTCGGGGCGACGACGCAGTTCTACGTGCCGGCGGACTAG
- a CDS encoding IclR family transcriptional regulator, translating into MKQAEASGTPDGTAARGGLGTVRNAVQLLELLSEGPAYQQLTDLAERSGLSIPTVHRLLRSLVLADLVVQDPRSSRYGLGPELTRLSNHYLSRLPLLGALAPYLSQLRDQLGATIHVQTLVRGEVVYVDRVDGHDRGPYRDTHRVHPALESAGGRLLVARADDEQWRRAVAAAVEPEVAEEAEASRAAWAVADHLALTPADPTLPAEVAVPVVDGAGVTVAALSANEDSVDDAARVKVVAAHLGRAARAAGRTLGHA; encoded by the coding sequence ATGAAGCAGGCAGAAGCGTCCGGGACCCCGGACGGCACGGCGGCCCGGGGCGGGCTCGGCACCGTGCGCAACGCGGTGCAGCTCCTCGAGCTGCTCAGCGAGGGTCCCGCCTACCAGCAGCTCACCGACCTGGCGGAGCGGAGCGGGCTCTCCATCCCCACGGTCCACCGGCTGCTGCGCTCCCTCGTGCTGGCCGATCTCGTGGTGCAGGACCCGCGGTCCTCGCGCTACGGCCTCGGGCCCGAGCTGACGCGCCTGTCCAACCACTACCTGTCGCGGCTCCCGCTGCTCGGGGCGCTCGCGCCCTACCTCTCCCAGCTCCGCGACCAGCTGGGCGCGACGATCCACGTCCAGACGCTGGTGCGCGGCGAGGTCGTCTACGTCGACCGTGTCGACGGGCATGACCGCGGGCCCTACCGTGACACCCACCGGGTCCACCCGGCGCTGGAGTCGGCCGGTGGCCGGCTGCTCGTGGCGCGGGCTGATGACGAGCAGTGGCGGCGGGCCGTCGCCGCGGCGGTCGAGCCGGAGGTGGCCGAGGAGGCGGAGGCGTCGCGCGCGGCCTGGGCGGTCGCGGACCACCTGGCCCTGACCCCCGCCGACCCGACGCTCCCGGCCGAGGTCGCCGTGCCCGTCGTCGACGGCGCCGGCGTCACGGTCGCGGCGCTGTCGGCCAACGAGGACAGCGTCGACGACGCCGCCCGGGTCAAGGTGGTGGCCGCCCACCTGGGCCGGGCCGCCCGCGCCGCGGGAAGGACGCTCGGACATGCCTGA
- a CDS encoding 4-hydroxy-tetrahydrodipicolinate reductase, with translation MPISLGLLGTGRLGSAIRDAADATDDLVVEWAVGRGEVPATPVDVAIDVSTGAAVPAHLDWAVRTGTPLVIGTTGWDTALLDGLPSGARVLVAPNFSVGVALVRRLARVLGGYAAHAPVPVDLAVTDVHHRAKVDAPSGTALTLRDAVAEGAGLPAQQVQTTSLRIGSVVGDHEVVASSELETITLRHTAHSRELFAAGALTAARWLLSRPGPGVFTLDDLAEDHLRGLLDAAPTDAGRKPGPGSAPGDTRHTPGDAAA, from the coding sequence GTGCCCATCTCTCTCGGACTCCTCGGCACCGGACGCCTCGGCTCGGCGATCCGGGACGCCGCCGACGCCACCGACGACCTGGTCGTCGAGTGGGCGGTCGGCCGCGGCGAGGTGCCCGCGACCCCCGTGGACGTCGCGATCGACGTCAGCACCGGCGCCGCGGTGCCCGCCCACCTCGACTGGGCCGTGCGCACCGGCACCCCGCTCGTCATCGGCACCACCGGCTGGGACACCGCCCTCCTCGACGGGCTGCCGTCGGGTGCACGGGTCCTGGTCGCCCCCAACTTCTCGGTCGGCGTCGCCCTGGTGCGGCGGCTGGCTCGCGTCCTCGGCGGGTATGCCGCGCACGCGCCGGTCCCCGTCGACCTCGCCGTCACCGACGTGCACCACCGCGCCAAGGTCGACGCCCCCAGCGGGACGGCCCTGACGCTACGCGACGCGGTCGCCGAGGGCGCCGGCCTGCCCGCCCAGCAGGTGCAGACCACGAGCCTGCGCATCGGCTCGGTGGTCGGCGACCACGAGGTCGTCGCCTCCTCCGAGCTCGAGACCATCACGCTGCGTCACACCGCCCACAGCCGCGAGCTCTTCGCGGCCGGCGCGCTCACCGCCGCCCGCTGGCTGCTCTCGCGCCCCGGGCCCGGGGTCTTCACGCTCGACGACCTCGCCGAGGACCACCTGCGCGGCCTGCTCGACGCCGCACCGACCGACGCCGGCCGAAAGCCCGGGCCGGGCTCCGCGCCCGGCGACACCCGGCACACGCCCGGCGACGCGGCCGCCTGA
- a CDS encoding 2,3,4,5-tetrahydropyridine-2,6-dicarboxylate N-succinyltransferase: protein MSTAVATTLEEFFTDRLDRAGEDEARERVEELLGALEDGTVRAATRGEHGDWQAHAWVKRGILAAFRLSETVELDWPGGAVDRSLVPARRLGLGDGVRIVPGGTSVRRGAHLAAGVVVMPPSYVNVGGHVGAGSMVDSHVLVGSCAQVGEGVHLSTGVQLGGVLEPVGARPVVVEDGAFVGAQCGLYEGVVVRAGAVLAPGVSLTSGTTIYDLVTETELRGELPAGAVVVPGSRPARGAWAEAQGLSLYAPVVVKYRDGSTDAATVLEDALR, encoded by the coding sequence GTGAGCACCGCCGTGGCGACCACCCTGGAGGAGTTCTTCACCGACCGGCTCGACCGGGCGGGCGAGGACGAGGCGCGCGAGCGCGTCGAGGAGCTGCTCGGGGCGCTGGAGGACGGCACCGTCCGTGCTGCCACCCGCGGCGAGCACGGTGACTGGCAGGCCCACGCGTGGGTGAAGCGCGGCATCCTCGCGGCCTTCCGGCTCAGCGAGACCGTCGAGCTCGACTGGCCCGGTGGCGCGGTCGACCGCTCGCTCGTGCCCGCTCGCCGGCTCGGCCTCGGCGACGGCGTGCGGATCGTGCCCGGTGGCACCTCCGTCCGCCGCGGCGCGCACCTGGCGGCCGGCGTCGTCGTCATGCCGCCGAGCTACGTCAACGTCGGGGGCCACGTCGGCGCGGGCTCGATGGTCGACAGCCACGTGCTCGTCGGATCCTGCGCCCAGGTCGGCGAGGGCGTGCACCTCTCGACCGGCGTCCAGCTGGGCGGCGTGCTCGAGCCGGTGGGCGCGCGGCCGGTCGTCGTCGAGGACGGCGCCTTCGTCGGGGCCCAGTGCGGGCTCTACGAGGGCGTGGTCGTGCGGGCGGGCGCGGTCCTGGCCCCGGGCGTCTCGCTGACGTCCGGGACCACCATCTACGACCTGGTGACCGAGACCGAGCTGCGCGGCGAGCTGCCGGCGGGTGCGGTCGTGGTGCCGGGTTCGCGGCCGGCGCGGGGAGCCTGGGCGGAGGCACAGGGGCTCTCGCTCTACGCACCGGTCGTCGTCAAGTACCGCGACGGTTCCACGGACGCCGCCACGGTGCTCGAGGACGCCCTCCGGTGA
- a CDS encoding acyl-CoA synthetase, whose product MPEDSTVPENSPGTPGLTAPPPAEAWTPVVDRLGLLTPYRSLWEPGERSGTWLPGAELNLSVSCVERHLPERGDRVALHWEGEPGDTRSLTYAQLHEQVVALARSLRSMGVGVGDRVGLHLGWLPETVVAMLACARIGAIHTVLPAPLPAEPLADRLALLDLKVLFTQDGAWRHGAVLPLKARADEAMAAVGGIEHTVVVRRTGMDVQWFEGDRWLHDLLAAARPGVEAEAGGEAVPLPVDHPIATVPLANRGGQPVSIVHGTGTMLAGAIAVHEHVSTGGPFWVAGDISWAVTQFHAIYGPLACGDTSVMYEGTLDVPTHQRAWDIIRKYGVEVLMTSPSVMRTIRGWAREMPQVSAVPALRRVVTAGEPVEEDLAAWMREALGDEGLEVGDAWGQLELGGIVRVTGLSGGSGLPDCGLQIVDADGSPVADGESGEVVLTRPWAGTMVGVEGDVAEVAMAHWTRHPGVYATGDLARIGSDGRVEFLGRTDDVVSISGQLVSLREVREVLEDHPFVRRAEVTWRKDPELGRSLVAAVALSDEVGPAPDLDAVAVELMDAVRELLGGLARPRALLVLDRFGDELGRRERAQAIATLATPDRAGAPRSVAWEQILAAAGHPIT is encoded by the coding sequence ATGCCTGAGGACTCGACCGTGCCCGAGAACTCGCCCGGGACGCCCGGGCTGACCGCTCCCCCGCCCGCCGAGGCCTGGACCCCGGTCGTGGACCGCCTGGGCCTGCTCACGCCATACCGGAGCCTGTGGGAGCCGGGCGAGCGCTCGGGCACCTGGCTGCCCGGGGCCGAGCTCAACCTGTCGGTGTCGTGCGTCGAGCGGCACCTGCCCGAGCGCGGCGACCGGGTGGCGCTGCACTGGGAGGGCGAGCCGGGCGACACGCGGAGCCTGACCTACGCGCAGCTGCACGAGCAGGTCGTGGCGCTGGCGCGCTCGCTGCGCTCGATGGGCGTCGGCGTGGGCGACCGCGTCGGGCTGCACCTGGGGTGGCTGCCCGAGACGGTCGTCGCGATGCTCGCCTGCGCGCGGATCGGCGCGATCCACACCGTGCTGCCGGCGCCGCTGCCGGCCGAGCCGCTCGCCGACCGGCTGGCGCTGCTCGACCTCAAGGTGCTCTTCACCCAGGACGGTGCCTGGCGCCACGGGGCAGTGCTGCCGCTCAAGGCGCGCGCCGACGAGGCGATGGCCGCGGTCGGCGGCATCGAGCACACGGTCGTGGTGCGGCGGACCGGCATGGACGTGCAGTGGTTCGAGGGCGACCGGTGGCTGCACGACCTGCTCGCGGCGGCGCGTCCCGGCGTCGAGGCGGAGGCCGGCGGCGAGGCGGTGCCGCTGCCGGTCGACCACCCGATCGCGACCGTGCCGCTGGCCAACCGCGGCGGACAACCGGTCTCGATCGTCCACGGGACGGGCACGATGCTCGCCGGGGCGATCGCGGTGCACGAGCACGTGTCGACGGGCGGGCCGTTCTGGGTCGCCGGCGACATCTCGTGGGCGGTGACGCAGTTCCACGCGATCTACGGGCCGCTCGCCTGCGGCGACACCTCGGTCATGTACGAGGGGACCCTCGACGTCCCCACCCACCAGCGGGCGTGGGACATCATCCGGAAGTACGGCGTCGAGGTGCTCATGACCTCGCCGTCGGTGATGCGGACGATCCGGGGCTGGGCGCGGGAGATGCCGCAGGTCTCGGCGGTGCCCGCGCTGCGACGCGTGGTGACCGCGGGCGAGCCGGTCGAGGAGGACCTCGCCGCGTGGATGCGCGAGGCGCTCGGCGACGAGGGCCTCGAGGTCGGCGACGCCTGGGGCCAGCTCGAGCTCGGCGGGATCGTGCGGGTGACGGGGCTGTCCGGCGGGTCTGGCCTGCCGGACTGCGGGCTGCAGATCGTGGACGCGGACGGGTCGCCGGTCGCCGACGGGGAGTCGGGTGAGGTCGTGCTGACGCGGCCGTGGGCCGGGACGATGGTCGGGGTCGAGGGCGACGTCGCCGAGGTGGCGATGGCGCACTGGACGCGGCACCCCGGCGTCTACGCCACGGGCGACCTGGCTCGGATCGGGTCGGACGGTCGGGTCGAGTTCCTGGGCCGGACCGACGACGTGGTGTCGATCAGCGGCCAGCTGGTGTCGCTGCGCGAGGTGCGGGAGGTGCTCGAGGACCACCCGTTCGTGCGGCGCGCCGAGGTGACCTGGCGCAAGGACCCCGAGCTCGGGCGCTCGCTCGTCGCGGCGGTGGCGTTGTCGGACGAGGTCGGACCCGCTCCCGACCTGGACGCGGTGGCCGTGGAGCTCATGGACGCCGTGCGCGAGCTGCTGGGCGGCCTCGCCCGCCCCCGGGCGCTGCTCGTGCTCGACCGCTTCGGCGACGAGCTCGGCCGGCGCGAGCGCGCGCAGGCGATCGCGACGCTGGCGACGCCGGACCGGGCCGGGGCTCCCCGGTCGGTGGCGTGGGAGCAGATCCTCGCCGCGGCGGGTCACCCGATCACCTGA
- a CDS encoding sensor histidine kinase — translation MRTWFSGDVRPLPAGRRVGFFLVTVAALVLDLLTIIPPAQGRDGSRFTLWGSWSLDIAVFGPLMAFVYAGLLLRRRAPVPALIAISLLSLSFALAATPSVPMAGMLITLFSAAALVKQRWLAVAALLLTITVQLVGLTVYEAVHDNEYWLGLVLLSGISYSVWVFGRRDRLATLAAIGLPDQLAEHGQLAAANERRRIARELHDILAHSVSAMMMQAAGAKAVTAGMRQDVDDVRLATVERALATIENTGSQSMRELHRLLSVLRGGEEPVPEQRPDAESSAQPGVDDIEPLVDITRQSGLVVDVHRAGSPVRLDPSVGLAAYRVVQESLTNAMKHGGRGAIVDIFQNWQPDHLQLQVRSRSGLEGPQPGASHGGGGLVGLRERVELIGGTFESGWVGDEFVATAVLPLTPVSTRRTVQPGANGARGATSGAVPAQTPGTSSAAPPGASSAQASAPRVEQASAPRVEQASAPRVEHGSRLSGPAATSPDGGRPR, via the coding sequence TTGCGCACCTGGTTCTCCGGCGACGTGCGACCGCTTCCCGCGGGACGCCGCGTGGGCTTCTTCCTCGTGACGGTGGCGGCCCTCGTCCTGGACCTGCTCACGATCATCCCGCCGGCGCAGGGACGCGACGGCTCCCGCTTCACGCTGTGGGGCTCGTGGTCGTTGGACATCGCGGTCTTCGGACCGCTCATGGCGTTCGTCTACGCCGGCCTGCTCCTCCGCCGCCGGGCACCCGTCCCCGCGCTGATCGCCATCAGCCTGCTCTCGCTCTCCTTCGCGCTGGCCGCGACGCCGAGCGTGCCGATGGCCGGCATGCTCATCACGCTCTTCAGCGCCGCCGCCCTCGTCAAGCAGCGCTGGCTGGCCGTGGCCGCCCTGCTGCTGACGATCACCGTCCAGCTCGTGGGGCTGACGGTCTACGAGGCGGTGCACGACAACGAGTACTGGCTCGGCCTGGTGCTGCTCAGCGGCATCTCCTACTCCGTGTGGGTGTTCGGCCGCCGCGACCGGCTCGCCACCCTGGCCGCCATCGGCCTGCCCGACCAGCTCGCCGAGCACGGCCAGCTGGCCGCCGCCAACGAGCGGCGACGCATCGCCCGCGAGCTGCACGACATCCTGGCCCACTCGGTCAGCGCGATGATGATGCAGGCCGCCGGCGCCAAGGCCGTGACCGCGGGTATGCGGCAGGATGTCGACGACGTGCGCCTCGCCACCGTGGAGCGCGCCCTGGCGACCATCGAGAACACCGGCTCGCAGAGCATGCGCGAGCTGCACCGCCTCCTCAGCGTGCTGCGCGGCGGCGAGGAGCCCGTCCCCGAGCAGCGGCCCGACGCCGAGTCGAGCGCCCAGCCCGGCGTCGACGACATCGAGCCGCTGGTCGACATCACCCGCCAGAGCGGGCTGGTCGTCGACGTCCACCGTGCCGGCTCCCCGGTCCGTCTCGACCCGTCGGTGGGTCTCGCCGCATACCGTGTCGTGCAGGAGTCCCTCACGAACGCGATGAAGCACGGAGGACGAGGAGCCATCGTCGACATCTTCCAGAACTGGCAGCCCGACCACCTCCAGCTGCAGGTCCGCAGCCGCAGCGGCCTCGAGGGACCACAGCCCGGCGCGTCCCACGGGGGCGGTGGCCTGGTCGGCCTGCGCGAGCGCGTCGAGCTCATCGGTGGCACCTTCGAGTCCGGCTGGGTGGGTGACGAGTTCGTCGCGACCGCCGTGCTCCCGCTGACGCCGGTGAGCACGCGTCGGACCGTGCAGCCGGGCGCGAACGGTGCCCGCGGAGCGACGTCGGGTGCCGTGCCCGCGCAGACGCCCGGGACCTCGTCCGCCGCGCCCCCCGGGGCCTCGTCAGCGCAGGCGTCCGCGCCGCGCGTCGAGCAGGCGTCCGCGCCGCGCGTCGAGCAGGCGTCCGCGCCGCGCGTCGAGCACGGGTCGCGGCTGTCCGGTCCTGCCGCCACCTCCCCCGACGGTGGGAGGCCCCGGTGA
- a CDS encoding ABC transporter ATP-binding protein, with protein sequence MLTRAYQHSLNGSSRPQGLPLLEVDDISLRFGGVRALTSVSFTVTQGHVHAIIGPNGAGKSSLLNCISGIYHPQEGQIRLHTGGGTDIEGREVAERSHLLTQLPSFKVARLGVARSFQNIELFSHLSVLENLMLGRHIHMKHSVLASMLWFGPARKQEIEHRHLVEEVIDLLQLQSFRHKPVGSLAYGIQKRVELGRALCIQPALLLLDEPMAGMNAEEKEDMARYILDVHELAGVSVVLIEHDMNVVMDISDRVSVLDFGRLIADGTPDEVKADPAVIEAYLGSDSDNPADAAAVREAVEHLTEEGTDA encoded by the coding sequence GTGCTCACCAGGGCCTACCAGCATTCGCTCAACGGCAGCAGCCGCCCCCAGGGCCTGCCGCTGCTCGAGGTGGACGACATCTCGCTGCGCTTCGGCGGCGTGAGGGCGCTGACGAGCGTCTCGTTCACCGTCACCCAGGGCCACGTCCACGCGATCATCGGCCCCAACGGCGCCGGCAAGAGCTCGCTGCTCAACTGCATCAGCGGCATCTACCACCCGCAGGAGGGCCAGATCCGCCTGCACACCGGCGGCGGCACCGACATCGAGGGCCGCGAGGTGGCCGAGCGCTCGCACCTGCTGACGCAGCTGCCGTCCTTCAAGGTCGCCCGCCTCGGCGTCGCCCGCTCCTTCCAGAACATCGAGCTCTTCTCCCACCTGTCGGTGCTGGAGAACCTCATGCTCGGCCGCCACATCCACATGAAGCACTCGGTGCTCGCGTCGATGCTGTGGTTCGGCCCCGCCCGCAAGCAGGAGATCGAGCACCGCCACCTGGTCGAGGAGGTCATCGACCTGCTCCAGCTGCAGTCCTTCCGCCACAAGCCGGTCGGCTCGCTCGCCTACGGCATCCAGAAGCGGGTCGAGCTGGGCCGGGCGCTCTGCATCCAGCCCGCGCTGCTGCTGCTCGACGAGCCGATGGCCGGCATGAACGCCGAGGAGAAGGAGGACATGGCCCGCTACATCCTCGACGTCCACGAGCTCGCCGGCGTCTCGGTCGTCCTCATCGAGCACGACATGAACGTCGTCATGGACATCTCCGACCGCGTCAGCGTGCTCGACTTCGGCAGGCTCATCGCCGACGGCACGCCCGACGAGGTCAAGGCCGACCCCGCGGTCATCGAGGCCTACCTCGGCTCCGACTCTGACAACCCTGCGGACGCCGCCGCCGTCCGCGAGGCCGTGGAGCACCTGACGGAGGAGGGCACCGATGCCTGA
- the dapA gene encoding 4-hydroxy-tetrahydrodipicolinate synthase, giving the protein MSTSPSSSPFTGLGVALATPFVTGLDAVGQGRKPEVDHAAFGRLVEHVLAGGLGADYLVVLGSTGEAATVTDLERHALVRQAVEAARASGHDVPVVVGVGHNDTERACELAAQAAAAGADGLLVVTPYYNKPQVTGIVAHFRAVAEAAPGLPIIAYNVPSRTGLNLTPAAMRALWQVEQVVALKESSGDVRQIARLCQQAPAGRSVLAGDDDMALASIAVGARGLVSVVGNVAPVETARLVHAAMADDLPAARETAALLAELVEAMFVETNPVPVKAALACLGLTTAQVRLPLSPAEPVTWTTVQQALAGLQAHRRTVLLGERLLGVAS; this is encoded by the coding sequence ATGTCCACCAGCCCCAGCTCCTCCCCGTTCACCGGTCTCGGTGTCGCCCTGGCGACGCCGTTCGTCACCGGTCTCGACGCGGTGGGCCAGGGGCGAAAGCCCGAGGTCGACCACGCGGCCTTCGGGCGGCTCGTCGAGCACGTGCTCGCCGGCGGCCTCGGCGCCGACTACCTGGTGGTGCTCGGCTCCACGGGCGAGGCGGCGACGGTGACCGACCTCGAGCGGCACGCACTGGTGCGCCAGGCCGTCGAGGCGGCGCGGGCGAGCGGCCACGACGTGCCCGTCGTCGTGGGCGTCGGGCACAACGACACCGAGCGGGCCTGCGAGCTCGCGGCGCAGGCGGCCGCGGCGGGTGCCGACGGGCTGCTCGTCGTGACGCCCTACTACAACAAGCCGCAGGTCACGGGCATCGTCGCGCACTTCCGCGCGGTGGCCGAGGCCGCCCCGGGCCTGCCGATCATCGCCTACAACGTGCCGAGCCGGACCGGCCTGAACCTCACCCCGGCGGCGATGCGCGCGCTCTGGCAGGTCGAGCAGGTCGTGGCGCTCAAGGAGTCGTCCGGCGACGTCCGGCAGATCGCCCGGCTGTGCCAGCAGGCCCCGGCCGGCCGGTCCGTGCTGGCTGGTGACGACGACATGGCGCTCGCCTCGATCGCCGTCGGCGCCCGTGGCCTGGTGTCGGTCGTCGGCAACGTGGCGCCGGTCGAGACCGCCCGCCTCGTGCACGCGGCGATGGCCGACGACCTGCCCGCCGCCCGCGAGACCGCGGCCCTGCTGGCCGAGCTCGTCGAGGCGATGTTCGTCGAGACCAACCCGGTGCCGGTCAAGGCCGCACTGGCCTGCCTCGGGCTGACGACCGCGCAGGTCCGCCTGCCGCTGTCGCCCGCCGAGCCGGTCACCTGGACCACCGTGCAGCAGGCCCTCGCCGGCCTGCAGGCGCACCGCCGCACCGTGCTCCTGGGCGAGCGCCTCCTCGGGGTGGCCTCGTGA
- a CDS encoding response regulator transcription factor yields MIRVVVADDQQEVRDGLAMMISAESDMHLLGLAADGAEAVDLARRDRPDVIVMDVRMPGVDGIEATRRITEDHQDDPDSVTAVLVITTFDNDEALYGALQAGASGYMLKQAAPSGLAEAVRAVADGGAWIDPMVAPKVIDRLRDRTPVDSTGRPTLENLSRREIEVLKLMADAPTNTDLARILFVSESTVKTHISRLLMKTGSHDRAQLVALAYRSGLVRP; encoded by the coding sequence GTGATCCGCGTCGTCGTGGCGGACGATCAGCAGGAGGTGCGGGACGGGTTGGCGATGATGATCTCCGCCGAGTCCGACATGCACCTCCTCGGGCTGGCCGCGGACGGGGCGGAGGCCGTCGACCTGGCCCGACGCGACCGGCCCGACGTCATCGTCATGGACGTGCGGATGCCGGGGGTCGACGGGATCGAGGCGACCCGCCGCATCACCGAGGACCACCAGGACGACCCCGACTCGGTGACCGCGGTGCTCGTCATCACGACCTTCGACAACGACGAGGCGCTCTACGGCGCGCTGCAGGCCGGGGCGTCGGGCTACATGCTCAAGCAGGCGGCGCCGTCCGGCCTGGCCGAGGCGGTGCGCGCGGTCGCCGACGGCGGGGCCTGGATCGACCCCATGGTCGCGCCGAAGGTCATCGACCGGCTCCGCGACAGGACACCCGTCGACAGCACCGGCCGCCCCACGCTGGAGAACCTCTCGCGCCGCGAGATCGAGGTGCTCAAGCTCATGGCCGACGCCCCGACCAACACCGACCTGGCCCGCATCCTCTTCGTGTCCGAGTCGACGGTCAAGACCCACATCTCCCGGCTGCTCATGAAGACCGGCTCGCACGACCGGGCGCAGCTCGTCGCGCTGGCGTACCGGTCGGGGCTGGTGCGTCCCTAG
- a CDS encoding esterase family protein, translated as MDRVQVDLDTEGVGRGTVIRYGHWGRPLLVFPSEAGRSWDFENNGMIDAIRPLIEDGRVKVYAVDSMDNLTWSNNSLPTEERARRHAVYERWLTDVVVPRIDADSPGHGGIITTGCSMGAYHAVNLGLKRPDIFRVAIGLSGNYDPTSWHCWGELGEATYFANPCAYVPGMEGEHLQWVRDNATILLVVGQGPFEVHPTKSLPGAYQLADLLRQKGIRHELDVWGHDSAHDWPWWRQQLAHHLPRFV; from the coding sequence ATGGATCGGGTCCAGGTCGATCTCGACACCGAGGGTGTGGGCCGCGGCACGGTCATCCGCTACGGGCACTGGGGGCGTCCGCTGCTCGTCTTCCCGTCCGAGGCCGGGCGCTCCTGGGACTTCGAGAACAACGGCATGATCGACGCGATCCGCCCGCTCATCGAGGACGGCCGGGTCAAGGTCTACGCGGTCGACTCCATGGACAACCTCACGTGGTCCAACAACAGCCTGCCGACCGAGGAGCGGGCCCGCCGGCACGCGGTCTACGAGCGCTGGCTCACCGACGTGGTCGTGCCGCGCATCGACGCCGACTCGCCCGGTCACGGCGGCATCATCACCACCGGCTGCAGCATGGGCGCCTACCACGCGGTCAACCTCGGCCTGAAGCGCCCGGACATCTTCCGCGTCGCGATCGGCCTGTCCGGCAACTACGACCCGACCTCCTGGCACTGCTGGGGCGAGCTGGGCGAGGCGACCTACTTCGCCAACCCCTGCGCCTACGTGCCCGGCATGGAGGGCGAGCACCTGCAGTGGGTGCGTGACAACGCCACGATCCTGCTCGTCGTCGGCCAGGGCCCCTTCGAGGTGCACCCGACCAAGTCGCTGCCGGGCGCCTACCAGCTCGCGGACCTGCTGCGGCAGAAGGGCATCCGCCACGAGCTCGACGTCTGGGGCCACGACAGCGCCCACGACTGGCCGTGGTGGCGCCAGCAGCTGGCGCACCACCTGCCGCGCTTCGTCTAG
- a CDS encoding ArsR/SmtB family transcription factor: MEAFDVLGDPVRRRLLEHLASGGELSAGGLVALAREEFGISQPAVSQHLKVLRDAGLVSVRADGTRRIYALREEPLVAAERWLADLRGFWGQRLDSLETELARGRRERRHTRPEAAPAARTPRRMA; encoded by the coding sequence ATGGAGGCCTTCGACGTGCTGGGCGACCCGGTCCGCCGGCGCCTGCTGGAGCACCTGGCCAGCGGCGGCGAGCTGTCCGCCGGCGGGCTGGTGGCGCTGGCGCGCGAGGAGTTCGGCATCAGCCAGCCCGCCGTCTCCCAGCACCTCAAGGTCCTCCGCGACGCCGGCCTGGTCTCCGTCCGGGCCGACGGCACCCGTCGCATCTACGCACTCCGCGAGGAGCCGCTCGTGGCGGCCGAGCGCTGGCTCGCCGACCTGCGCGGCTTCTGGGGCCAGCGGCTCGACTCCCTCGAGACCGAGCTGGCGCGCGGCCGGCGCGAGCGACGGCATACCCGACCCGAGGCGGCACCCGCCGCACGCACGCCCAGGAGGATGGCATGA